The Rhizobium leguminosarum bv. trifolii WSM1325 nucleotide sequence AACGATCTCAACGAAGCTGAGCTTTTCGATGACGTCCTTGACCTGCCCGCGTTTCACCTCGTCTCCTCCAGACAATGCCACCCTTAGCCGCAAATCGCCAAATGAATGCGCCTGCTCCATTGCAAAAAGCCTTGCCGGCAAGATAACATCCTTTTTCAAATCGATTTCAGCCGACGCTGGATGGACGGCCGTCACGACGCCGTCGGTGAGAACAGGAAAGCCGCGGCCGGCCTCAGCCGCAGTGGTAAACAAGGCAAACTGCGAGCCTTGCGTTACGCCGGACACTGCGCCTGCAAAAAGTTTCACGCGCTGTGCGCCCTCAGGCTCGGCACGAACCGGTAGCTTTCCGAGAGGTCCCGCACCGAGAAATTTCTGCGACAGGCCGCCTTCGCCCTGCGGATTGTGGGGCACCCCCTGGCTGTTCAGTGTAACCCTTACCCTGGTAAGCACATCGAGATAGGTAACATCTTCCTCCGCTGTTTCCAGCACCCGAACGAGGGCTCTGCTGAATTCGCCGCGCACCACGCCATCACGGTCGGATTCCAGAGCTTCCTCATCGTCCTGAGCCGCGGCGAGCAGGATGCTGTCGCCGGTAAAGATGTTGTGCTGTGATGCTTGACTCTTGTTTGACGACCAACCCGCTGCTGGTTCGTTCAGCGCTGGGACGGTCCGTGCCTGCGCCCAGAGCCTTGTCCCGGTGCCGGAATGGCAACTATCCAGGATGACCACAGGTTTCAGCCCGCGGTCTAGGGCTTTTGCAACGAAGGAACTCAACTCGTCATCTATTATGTCGGGGATCTTCCCATCCTTGTCCCTTGCGTCGTAGGGCAAGATCGTGTCGTCAAGCTGGGAGGTTTCGTCCATCGATTTGTCGAACTGGCGCGAGCCGTGACCTGAGAAGTAAAAAAGGACGACATCGCCTATTGCTGCATCGGACAACAGCTTCTGCAGCCCATCGACCACCGCTTGACGCTTTGCTGCCTGATCGATGAGTGTCTCTGTGTTCGCCGGCATCAGACCGTAGCGATCACGCAGAACGCTCTCGAGTGCCGGGACGTCGTTGGCTGGACCCCTCAGATTGCGAAAAGAGCCACCATTTGAATTTTGATAGGTCCCAACGCCCACCAGGAGCGCATGGAGGCCCGGGCGTTGCTCGGCGCTCGCCGGCAGCGAAAACAGCACAAAACATAAGACGAATGCGGCTACCGGTCTCATGGCTGAGTTCCCTGCGTTTTGACGATGACGAATTCCCGAGCCAGAACAGGATCGGGAATGAACAGACGCGGCGTTTGGGCAACATTTTCGACCTCATCGAAGAAGGTGGACCGCTTTGCATCTTCCTCATATGTGATTGCCGGCACGGGCATACTGGCCATCTCCCTCTCCTGGTCCTGCTCCTTGGGTGATTGGATTTGCGCGAAACTCAGCCATTCGCCAATGGTGACATATCCATCTTTGTTATCATCTGCCTGCGGTCCAAGGCCTGGTTCGAACAGAACGTAGGAGAACAGTCCATGACCCAGTCGTTGCAGTTCGCGCGCGGATTGCCGGCTTTGTGATGCGCTGATCAAGAACATCGCCTTGTCATAGGCGAGCTGCGCCAACGAGCGCCCGGCAAGCGGACCAGCACGCTTATCGAGCTTGTCAAGGGTCTGGCCGGACTCACACGCGTCGATAATCAAAACCGTACGGTCCGCCTTTAAAGGGGTCAAAACATCGCGCAACGCGCTGGCCGAAACAGTGCCCTCGGTCTTGTCGCTTCCGACCAGACCGTCAGACGCGATCAACCGATAGTCTCCCGCAAAACCGCCACCATGGCCGGCAAAGAAAAAGAAAACGGCGTCGGACGGCGTGCTTGCAAGCAAGCCCGAAAGCGGACCGCTTGCGACCGGCTCGCGGCTCCCAGCCAAAATTTGCAAACCACTGAGAATTGTCGACGCGGTCGCCTGCTCGTCAAGCAGCGAAACGGGCACGATACGGGTGTAGTTGCCAGTCGATTTAAGGGTGGCTTCAAGCTTGGCTGCCGCAAGACGGGCATCGGCCTTAGCATAACGGAGCTTGTAGCCTTCTTGGTAGCTATCGATCCCCACCACGACGACGAAGGCGGTCCTATCACGGCGGAGGCTGTCACTACCATAGATGTGGAGTTCCGCCTCTTGACTGCGCAGGCCCGAATTCGAAAAGCAATAGACGCTCAGGACATTGTCTCCGTCGCTCAGCGGAATTTTTGATGAAAATTGCGCTTTGCCAGCGTTCAGTATCGGGCGGCTCGAGGCCACGAGGCGACGATTTCGAAAAACTCGACATTCTTGGACACCGTCTCCGAGATCGGCGACCTCAGACACGAGGTCGACATTGGCGTCTTCCCCGATCTTCTGCCCAATGACTTGACTATTTTGTCGGTTCGGCGCGATCACCTCCCAGGTTATCTGCTTGCCGCTCGCATCTACCCGCTCGTCCGAAACCAGGCTTGAGGTCGTCGACATCGGTGGCGCGGCATCCCGGAGGTAGTTCGATACCGGCGAGATGATCTGGACAGACGGAGGACGGGCGGACAGAGCCGGCGATCGCGGCGCTGCCGCATCAACGGCGCCATCTGCTATGATCAGTGACAAAAGCTGCGGTCGAAACCACGTGTCAAACAGA carries:
- a CDS encoding peptidase C14 caspase catalytic subunit p20 (PFAM: peptidase C14 caspase catalytic subunit p20~KEGG: hypothetical protein), which codes for MRPVAAFVLCFVLFSLPASAEQRPGLHALLVGVGTYQNSNGGSFRNLRGPANDVPALESVLRDRYGLMPANTETLIDQAAKRQAVVDGLQKLLSDAAIGDVVLFYFSGHGSRQFDKSMDETSQLDDTILPYDARDKDGKIPDIIDDELSSFVAKALDRGLKPVVILDSCHSGTGTRLWAQARTVPALNEPAAGWSSNKSQASQHNIFTGDSILLAAAQDDEEALESDRDGVVRGEFSRALVRVLETAEEDVTYLDVLTRVRVTLNSQGVPHNPQGEGGLSQKFLGAGPLGKLPVRAEPEGAQRVKLFAGAVSGVTQGSQFALFTTAAEAGRGFPVLTDGVVTAVHPASAEIDLKKDVILPARLFAMEQAHSFGDLRLRVALSGGDEVKRGQVKDVIEKLSFVEIVPDRDATQWLDVSDKGVRLKRLDGSAVGPVRPLSAFTEGQGALLLGRLARYQALLSLSNPENPNAPVRARVLLATKGSDKVSNPKMQDGEAVIKPRQSFVLGLYNGSVSPKHAYVLNLDADYCVRLLMPPPSGSDEPLLGSVRTKLLRAPDRAGREYFLIISTDRPIAPEALEQDCLTDETLRQGLATKLGDPLAQLLANAASTQRGPTPELSVKGWSTSFVSLVVRED